The Ruminococcaceae bacterium BL-4 region GTTGTTAATAAACCAAAGGGAATGGTGGTGCATCCGGCACCCGGAAATTATGATGGAACTTTGGTGAATGCACTTTTGGCGCATTGCGGAGATAGCCTTTCCGGAATCAATGGAGTGATTCGTCCCGGAATTGTTCATCGTATTGATAAAGATACCAGTGGATTATTAATTGTTGCAAAGAATGATTATTCTCATCGAAAATTGGCAGAGCAAATTAAAGTTCATAGCTTTACACGCTTATATGAGGCGGTCGTTCATGGAAATCTGAAAGAAGATTCTGGCACGATTGACCAGCCGATTGGACGTCATCCAATCGAGAGAAAAAAGATGGCAGTTACACAAAAAAACTCAAGACCGGCGATTACGCATTATACTGTTTTAAAACGATATTCACAGTTTACACATGTTCGTTTGAAATTGGAAACAGGAAGGACTCATCAGATTCGTGTGCATATGGCTTATCTTGGTCATCCGGTAGCAGGAGATCCGCTTTATGGCCCAAAGCATCGGGTCCCAGGGCTTAATGGGCAGTGTCTGCATGCGCGGACGATTGGATTTATTCATCCGAGAAGTGGAAAATATATGGAGTTTACTTCAGAATTGCCTCTTTATTTTAAGGAGTTTTTAAAAAAGCTGGAGAATTTATATGGAGCATGAAAATTGGGAGATAGAAGTGCTGGTTGGGCTGGCAGCAATTTTGGCGGCAGTCTGTATCGGATTTAATTTATTCTTTGTCCCCGATGTCAGCCCGTCTGTTGTAGAGGTTGCGACAGATGTGCAGGACGTTTCAAGTGCTTATAATGGGAAAATTCATATAAATACAGCATCGGAATCTGCATTACAGGAATTAGATGGGATAGGCCCTGCTTTAGCGAAGAGAATTGTAGAATATCGGGAAACACATGGAAAATTCACTTCGATAGAAGATTTGAAAAATGTGAGGGGAATCGGTGATCAGCTGTTTGATCAGATTCGTAACCAGATTGATTTATAGTTATAAAAAAGGAACCAAGCTTTTTTTACGCTGGTTCCTTTTTTATTTGCAATTGTATTTTATCCCTCAAATTTGAATGGTTATTTTTCAGGATGATCTCCAAAAGAAATTCCAATTTCACGTGCAGTGCGAATCACTTCGCTGTCTAATGGAACACGCTTTAATTTTCCGGCTACTTCTGATAAGGGGACAGGAATAATTGCTCCATTTTGCAGGGCCACCATATTTCCAAACTTCTTTTCTGCAATCAAATTTGCAGCTGCAGTACCAAAGCGGGTGGAAAGGACACGGTCATAAGGACATGGACTGCCGCCGCGCTGAAAATGACCCGGTACCGTTACTCGAATTTCCTGGCCGGTCTTTTGACCAAGTCTTTCAGCAATTCGATAGCTAATGGAGGGATATTGAGTTTCAAGAGCTCTTGCAGCTTTGAGCTGCTTTTTGCTTAAAGCTGACTCTTCTTTTGAAATAGCACCTTCTGC contains the following coding sequences:
- the rluD gene encoding pseudouridylate synthase (Evidence 2a : Function from experimental evidences in other organisms; PubMedId : 15078091, 15928344, 17188032, 17937767, 18032607, 20817755; Product type e : enzyme) — translated: MMGKKIELVVDHSGIGQRLDKYLGKAVEGLTRSAAEKLILSGNVTCKGESLSKKELLKEGQTLSLFIPDPEPLDVKAENIPLEIVYEDDDLLVVNKPKGMVVHPAPGNYDGTLVNALLAHCGDSLSGINGVIRPGIVHRIDKDTSGLLIVAKNDYSHRKLAEQIKVHSFTRLYEAVVHGNLKEDSGTIDQPIGRHPIERKKMAVTQKNSRPAITHYTVLKRYSQFTHVRLKLETGRTHQIRVHMAYLGHPVAGDPLYGPKHRVPGLNGQCLHARTIGFIHPRSGKYMEFTSELPLYFKEFLKKLENLYGA
- a CDS encoding conserved protein of unknown function (Evidence 4 : Unknown function but conserved in other organisms) — protein: MEHENWEIEVLVGLAAILAAVCIGFNLFFVPDVSPSVVEVATDVQDVSSAYNGKIHINTASESALQELDGIGPALAKRIVEYRETHGKFTSIEDLKNVRGIGDQLFDQIRNQIDL